DNA from Gammaproteobacteria bacterium:
GCCGGACACGGCCATGCGGGGTTTCGGCTTGCGCGAAAAAAGCCACAGCAGCGCAAGCATCACCAGGCCTTCGAGCAAGGCTTCATAGAGCATCGAGGGATGGCGCGGCAGCTGCTCCGGGTCCTTGGGGAAGACCATGGCCCACGGCAGCGTGCTCGGCGCGCCCCACAGTTCCTGATTGATGAAGTTGCCGACGCGGCCGCAGAACAGCCCGAACGGCACCAGCGGCGCAATGAAATCGGTGATGTCGAAGAACGTCATGCGGATATGGCGCGCGTAGATCGCGGCCGCCACCATCACGCCGATCAGGCCGCCGTGAAACGACATGCCGCCTTCCCAGATGCGGAAGATCACCAGCGGGTGATGAATGAATGTTTCGAGGTTGTAGAAGAAGGTGTAACCGACCCGGCCGCCGAGGATCACTCCGAGCACCAGATAGAACAGCAGATCGCCGACGCGCTCGCGTGGCCAGTTCCATTGCGGCTGGCGGGCGCGGATCGTTCCCAACCACCAGCAGCCCCAGAAACCCACAAGATAGGAAATGCCGTACCAGTGAATCTGGATCGGTCCGATGGAGAGGGCGACAGGGTCCCAGCCAGGGTGCTGAATCATGGGTGCGAATTCTACGCGATCGCAGATGACAGGCGGCACTCCGATCGCCGCGCCGCGACAAATGATTGGGCAATTGGCCGGCGCCGTGCAGTAATCGGCATAATGGAGAATCCACATAAGCTCAGAGACCCCGGCCATTGGACTGCGAACAGCCCAAAGGACTAGGCGCCGAACCGCCCGAAGCAGTACTCGGTCCCCTCCTCGTCCAACTGCGAGGCGCGGTTTTCAATGCGCTCGAAAAGAAGCTCGCACCGCTTGAGCTGACCGCAGCGCAGTTCGGCGTGGTGGTCAACCTGGCCCGCGGCCGGGCGGAAACACCCGGTGAGCTGTGCCGCCTGATGGATTACGACCGTGGCGCCATGACGCGCCTGCTCGATCGTATCGAAGGCAAGGAGATCATCCAACGCATCCGCTGCCGCGATGATCGCCGCTCGGTCAAACTGCGCCTGACGGAGAAAGGCGCCGGCCTGGTTCCGCAGGTGATGCCGCTGGTCTACGAGGTCTATCGCAATGGACTCAAGGACTTTTCGATCAGTGAACGCGACCGGCTTCTTGAGGATTTGCGCAAGTTGCTCGACGCCCTCTGAGGTTTTTTTTTGCTATATTTGCTGCCTAGGCTATTACAGCCTTAGCAATATTTTCGGCACAAGGTTGGCGACGAATTCCGATGAACGACCGCGAACAACGGACGCTGGCGCAGTTGTACTCGCGCTTCCCGGGCCAGCAGATTAGCGCGGACGGTCTCAAGCTGATTCATCGGGGCCGCTTCGCCAACGCGCACGTCTACCGCTATCGCAAGGGCGCGCTGGACCTGATCGTGAAGGACTTCTCGCACTGCCCGTGGTGGATTCGCCTCAGCGCTGCGCCCTACTTCGTGCATCGCGAGCTGCGCACGCTCGATCGCCTGCGAGGACTGCCCGGCATCGCCAGCCGTCGTTTTCGGCTCAGCGCGATCGCCCTGGCCTATCCGTTCATGCCCGGCCAGCCGTTGAGCGCGGTGCGGCGCGCCGCTGGCACCTTGCCGGCCAGTTTCTTCCGCAGTCTGGAGACTCTGGTGCTGAAAATGCACGAACGGGGCATCGTCCATCTGGACATGCGCAATCTGTCGAACGTGCTGGTCGGCACCGATGGACTGCCCTACCTGATCGACTTTCAGTCCGCGCTCGACCTGCACGGCCTGCCGAACCTGCTCAGCACCGTGCTCGAGTCGGTGGACCTTTCAGGCGTGTACAAGAGCTGGCTGCGGGTAGGCGCCGAGCCGCTGGATCAGGCCCGAATGGAATTTCTGGATCGGTTCAACGAACTGCGTCGCCTGTGGGTCTTCAGGGGCTATCCCCTGACGCGGCTGTTCGAGCGCATTCGCGATGCCCTGGGTCTGTAGGCCCTATCCATCGCTCACATGCGCAATGAAACCCTTGAGGTAGCGCGTTTCCGGCATCGCCGGATGCACCGGATGATCGGCTCCCTGCGCCAGAGTCTCCAGCAACTGCAGGCGACGCCCGAGTCCGCGCGACTCTCGCAACAGCACACGCTGCAATTGCGCCTCGTCGAGATGAAACGAGCAGGAGCAGGACACCAGAATGCCATCGGCCGGAAGCAGTTGCATCGCCGCGCGATTGAGTGCCGCGTAGTGGCCGAACCCCGCGTCGAAATCCTTGCGGCGCTTGACCAGCGCCGGAGGGTCGACTACCACAACATCGAATTCAAGGCCTTCGGCGTGCAGCCGCTTGAGCCGCTCCAGGGCATCGCCCTGCATCGTCTCAACGACCACGCCATTGGTTTGGGCATTGGCCCGCACGGCCGCCAGCGCCGGCTCCGAGCTGTCGATGGCTGCCACCTGGCTCGCTCCGCCAACCGCGGCGCGCACACCCCAGCCACCGGCATAGCAGAACACGTCGAGCACACGCTGGCCGGGGACGTAACGCATGAAGCGATCGCGGTTGTCGCGCTGGTCGTAGAACCAGCCGGTCTTCTGGCCACTGTCCAGTGCCGTACCGAAACGCACGCCGGATTCCAGCAATTCGACATCGGGCGGCGGATCACCGGCCGCCTCCACATACAGCGGCAGGCCTTCGGCCTCGCGTGCAACACCGTCATTGCGCAGCCAGATGCCTCGCGGTTGCAGTACCGCCGTCAGTGCGTCGACGATTTCGGACTTAAGCCGCTCCATGCCGACCGTTCCGATCTGCACGACCAGAACATCACCGTAGCGATCCACGACCACGCCCGGCAGGCCATCACCCTCGCCATGCACGAGCCGGTAATAGGGCTCGGGGTACAGGCGGTCGCGCAAGGCCAGCGCGCTGCGCAATCGCCGAATGAACCAGTCGGTATCGACCGGCCGGTCGCTGCGACTGCTCAGCAGACGTGCGCACAGCAGATTCTTGGGATGCACGTAGGCCAGGCCCAGAGACTTGCCGCGTGCGTCCTCGAGTCGGCACAGATCGCCCGGCGCAAACGCCGACAGCGGCGTGGCCGTGGTGTCGATTTCATTGGAATACACCCACAGATGGCCGGCCCGAAGGCGGCGGTCTTCACGCGGCTTGAGACGCAGCGTGGCCGGCGGCGAGACGGTGTGGTCGGCCATGGTGGTCTTGATCAGGGAAGGGCTTGCCCTATGATAGACCCATCAAGCCATGGCTCCGCCCGACCGCCGCAATTCGCGGCGCCGCCGGCACGGAGCCCCGCGAGATGGAGATTCACGCCGTGAAGCTTCTGAACTCGCTGTCGCCAGAATCGTGGTCCTTGCTGACTTACGTGATCGGGGTGGTCACGATGTGCGCCTTGATGTTGGCGCTGTCGGCCTTGCTTGGGGGGCGCAGTCGCGGTCGCGCCAAGGAGATTCCGTTCGAATCCGGAATCGTCGGCGCCGGCTCCGCGCGCCTGCGCCTGTCCGCCAAGTTCTATCTGGTCGCGATGTTCTTCGTGATCTTCGACGTCGAAGCCTTGTTCCTCTACGCCTGGGCGATCTCGGTGCGCGAAGCCGGCTGGGCCGGATTCATCGAAGCGACGATCTTCATCGTGATACTCGGTGGCAGTCTGGTCTATCTGTGGCGCATCGGCGCGCTCGAATGGGCCAACCGCAAGGCCTATCGGACCAAGGCCACCGGCATCCCGCCCAGGAGCGATTGAACGCCATGGAATACACGCTGACCCGCATCGACCCGAACGCTCCCACCGGCAAGTACCCCGCCGGCACGCGCGAACGC
Protein-coding regions in this window:
- the ndhC gene encoding NADH-quinone oxidoreductase subunit A codes for the protein MEIHAVKLLNSLSPESWSLLTYVIGVVTMCALMLALSALLGGRSRGRAKEIPFESGIVGAGSARLRLSAKFYLVAMFFVIFDVEALFLYAWAISVREAGWAGFIEATIFIVILGGSLVYLWRIGALEWANRKAYRTKATGIPPRSD
- a CDS encoding serine/threonine protein kinase; the encoded protein is MNDREQRTLAQLYSRFPGQQISADGLKLIHRGRFANAHVYRYRKGALDLIVKDFSHCPWWIRLSAAPYFVHRELRTLDRLRGLPGIASRRFRLSAIALAYPFMPGQPLSAVRRAAGTLPASFFRSLETLVLKMHERGIVHLDMRNLSNVLVGTDGLPYLIDFQSALDLHGLPNLLSTVLESVDLSGVYKSWLRVGAEPLDQARMEFLDRFNELRRLWVFRGYPLTRLFERIRDALGL
- a CDS encoding class I SAM-dependent rRNA methyltransferase produces the protein MADHTVSPPATLRLKPREDRRLRAGHLWVYSNEIDTTATPLSAFAPGDLCRLEDARGKSLGLAYVHPKNLLCARLLSSRSDRPVDTDWFIRRLRSALALRDRLYPEPYYRLVHGEGDGLPGVVVDRYGDVLVVQIGTVGMERLKSEIVDALTAVLQPRGIWLRNDGVAREAEGLPLYVEAAGDPPPDVELLESGVRFGTALDSGQKTGWFYDQRDNRDRFMRYVPGQRVLDVFCYAGGWGVRAAVGGASQVAAIDSSEPALAAVRANAQTNGVVVETMQGDALERLKRLHAEGLEFDVVVVDPPALVKRRKDFDAGFGHYAALNRAAMQLLPADGILVSCSCSFHLDEAQLQRVLLRESRGLGRRLQLLETLAQGADHPVHPAMPETRYLKGFIAHVSDG
- a CDS encoding MarR family transcriptional regulator, with the protein product MDCEQPKGLGAEPPEAVLGPLLVQLRGAVFNALEKKLAPLELTAAQFGVVVNLARGRAETPGELCRLMDYDRGAMTRLLDRIEGKEIIQRIRCRDDRRSVKLRLTEKGAGLVPQVMPLVYEVYRNGLKDFSISERDRLLEDLRKLLDAL
- the lgt gene encoding prolipoprotein diacylglyceryl transferase; this translates as MIQHPGWDPVALSIGPIQIHWYGISYLVGFWGCWWLGTIRARQPQWNWPRERVGDLLFYLVLGVILGGRVGYTFFYNLETFIHHPLVIFRIWEGGMSFHGGLIGVMVAAAIYARHIRMTFFDITDFIAPLVPFGLFCGRVGNFINQELWGAPSTLPWAMVFPKDPEQLPRHPSMLYEALLEGLVMLALLWLFSRKPKPRMAVSGAFLVLYGLFRTLVETVRLPDQQIDYLLGTGWITMGMVLSAPMWIGGLILIAMAYRRGVRTQAVS